From Streptomyces sp. SCSIO 75703:
TTCCGTCGGTACGAGAAGCGGGCACGCACAGTCTGCCTGGCGGCCCCCGGCGCCCCCGCCCGAGCCCCCGCCCGGAAACCCCGGGGACGGGGGAACCATCCCGCGCCGCGGCACGTACTCTTGGAAGCAGGACGACCGCACTCACGAAGGACTGAACGACACTGGGCAAGCGACAGCCCGAAGGACCGCCGCCCGTACCCGCGGTGCAGCGCATCCGACTGCGCTACACCAAGCGCGGCCGCCTCCGGTTCACCAGCCACCGTGACTTCCAGCGTGCCTTCGAGCGCGCGCTGCGCCGCGCCGAGGTGCCCATGGCGTACTCGGCGGGGTTCACGCCGCACCCGAAGGTGTCCTACGCCAATGCCGCACCCACCGGCACGGGCAGTGAGGCGGAATACCTGGAGATCGCGCTCACCGAAGCGCGCGACCCCGACACCCTGCGCCGCCTCCTCGACGCGTCCCTGCCCGCCGGTCTCGACATCGTCGACGCGGTCGAGACCCGCACCTCCGGGCTCGCCGACCGGCTGACGGCCTCCGTGTGGGAGCTGCGGCTGGACGGCGTGGACCCGGCCGAGGCCGAGCGCGCCGCCGCCGCCTTCACCGCGGCCGACGGTGTCGAGGTGCAGCGCCGCACCAAGAGCGGCCTGCGCACCTTCGACGCCCGCGCGGCCGTCGTGAGCCTGCGCACCGGACAGCGCGACCCCGCGCAGGCTGATAGGCCGAGCGACCGGCCCTGTGCGATACTGCGGCTGGTTGTTCGGCACGTGACGCCTGCCGTACGACCCGACGACGTCCTGTCCGGTCTCCGCGCCGTGGCCGACCTGGCGCCGCCGGTCCCCGCAGCGGTGACCAGGCTGGCGCAGGGGCTGCTCGATGAAGAGACCGGTGCGGTGACCGACCCGCTCGCGCCCGACCGCGAGGCAGTAGCGCCCGAGCCGCCCACGGCCCCCGCTGCCGCTGCCGCCGCGAAGGCACCGGCGTAAGGAAGGTCCCGCGCAGGGACGGATGTCGTAGCGCCGCCCTTCGACCTCGGGAGCCACCTGGGTCGGGCAGCGCACCCACCACAAGACTTTCGCCAGGCCGTGCACCACAAGGAGTGCGGAACCGGCGAGACAGACACGGAGAGCTCCCGAGCGGCGCCCGCGCCCCGGACGGCGGGACCGCGCACCGCGCGGACCGCGGACGTCACCGGCGACCGACACGGTCGATGCCGGACCAGGCGCGGCGCCCGGGAGCCTGACGGGAGAAACCCCCGCATGCTCGAACCGACCGACACCACAGAGTCCGCGACAGCCACCACGGACGCCGACTCGAACACCCCCAGCGACACCCTGCCCCCGCGCCGCCGGCGCCGGGCCGCCTCCCGCCCCGCGGGCCCGCCCTCGGGCGCCTCCGAGGCACAGGCGGAGACCGTCGCCCCGGCCGAGACGGCCGTGACCGGCCCCGAGGCCCTCGAGGACCCCGAAGACTCCGAGGAGACGGCAGCCGCCGAGGCCGCCGGGACCGAAGAGGCCACCGAGACCCCCGAGGCCGCCCCGGCCCGCCCCCGGCGCCGTGCCGTGCGCCGCGCCTCCGCCCCCGCCGGAGCGCCCGCCGCCGCCGAGGCGGCCGAGACCGTCGTCCCCGCGGCCCCCGCCGCCGACGCGCAGGCCCCCGCCGAGGCGCCCGCCCCGGCCGTGACCGCGGAGGCCGAGCCCCCGCGCCGCACCCGCCGCCGCGCCACCCGCGACACCACCTCGCCCACGGCCGCGCAGGCCCCGGCCGAGCAGACCCCCGCCGCACAGGCCCCGGCCCGGGACAACGCCCAGGACACGCAGGGCACCGGCCCGGCGGGCGACGCCGAAGCCGCCGATGAGGCCGGCCCGCGCCGTGGCCGCCGACGGGTCGCCCGCCGCGCGAGCGCCCCGGCCGACACGCCCGGAGCCGCCGCCGACACCACCGTCGAGCAGCCCGCCCCGGCCGACACGCCCGAGCCCGCCGCCGAGACCCCCGGGACCACCCCGCCGTCCACCGCGCCCGCCGCTCCCACCGAGGACGCCGCCCCGCGCCGCGCCCGCCGCCGCGCCACCCGCAAGGCCGCCGGCGGATTCGCCGAGCCCGCGCACACCGCCGCCTCCGGCACCGAGGAGTCCGGCACGCCGAAGCGCCCGGCCCGCCCCGCCGTCGCCCTCTTCCAGCCGCCCGTCTTCGCCGAGCCGCGCTTCCAGACGCCCGAGCGGGCCGCCGCGGAAGCCGCCGCCGAGGCCGCCGGCACCCCCGCGCCCGAGCAGGACGAGGACCACACCGAGGAACCCGCCGCGTCGCGCCGCCGTCGCCGCCGCCGGGGCGCCGCCCCCGAGGACACGGCCGAGGAGCGCACCACCACGCCCGCCGCCGAGACCGGCCCCGACCACGCCACCGCGGCCGACGACGACGCCGACGACCAGAACGACGCCGACGACCAGGGCGACGACGGCGACCACGGCGACGACGGCGAGGGCAGCGAGGAGTCCGGCTCCCGCCGCCGCCGTCGCCGGGGCGGACGCCGCCGCCGGCGCGGCGACTCCACCGACGGCGACGGCACCGACGGCGACCACGACCACGCCGACGGCGACACCACCGACGGCGCGCACGGCACGGAACCCGGCACCGGACACACCGCCGAACGGCCGGCCGACGAGGACGCCGAGGACACCACCGCACAGGCCGACGAGGACGCCGAGGACGGCGACGACACCTCCGGCGAGACCGACCACGCGGGCGGCTCCAGCAGCAGCCGACGCCGCCGTCGTCGCCGCCGCCGCGCCGGGGACGCCTCCGGCGAGGCCGAGTCGTCCACCGACGACCCCGAGCGCACCGTCGTCAAGGTCCGCGAGCCCCGCAAGGCCACCGAACCCTCCGACGAGGTCCAGTCCATCAAGGGCTCCACCCGCCTGGAGGCCAAGAAGCAGCGCCGCCGGGAGGGCCGCGAGCAGGGCCGCCGCCGCGTCCCGATCATCACCGAGGCCGAGTTCCTCGCCCGCCGCGAGGCCGTCGAGCGCGTCATGGTCGTCCGCCAGCACGGCGAGCGCACCCAGATCGGCGTCCTGGAAGACGACGTGCTCGTCGAGCACTACGTCAACAAGGAGCAGTCGACCTCGTACGTCGGCAACGTCTACCTCGGCAAGGTGCAGAACGTGCTCCCGTCGATGGAGGCCGCCTTCATCGACATCGGCAAGGGCCGCAACGCCGTCCTGTACGCTGGCGAGGTCAACTTCGAGGCGCTCGGCATGTCCGGCGGCCCCCGCCGCATCGAGTCCGCCCTGAAGTCCGGGCAGTCGGTGCTCGTACAGGTCACCAAGGACCCGATCGGCCACAAGGGCGCCCGCCTCACCAGCCAGGTCTCCCTGCCCGGCCGCTACCTGGTCTACGTGCCCGAGGGCTCGATGACCGGCATCAGCCGCAAGCTCCCCGACACCGAGCGCTCCCGCCTCAAGTCCATCCTCAAGCGGATCGTCCCCGAGGACGCAGGCGTCATCGTGCGCACCGCCGCCGAGGGCGCCAGCGAGGACGAACTGCGCCGCGACGTCGAACGCCTCCAGGCGCAGTGGGACGAGATCCGCAAGAAGGCCAAGGGCGGCAACGCCCCGACACTGCTCTACGGCGAGCCGGACATGACCGTCCGGGTCGTGCGGGACATCTTCAACGAGGACTTCTCCAAGGTCGTCGTCAGCGGCGACGAGGCGTGGCAGACCATCCACGGATACGTCTCCCACGTGGCGCCGGACCTCGCCGACCGGCTCTCCCGCTGGACCTCCGAGGTCGACGTCTTCGCCACGTACCGGATCGACGAGCAGCTCGCCAAGGCGCTGGACCGCAAGGTCTGGCTGCCCAGCGGCGGTTCGCTGGTGATCGACCGGACCGAGGCGATGGTCGTCATCGACGTCAACACCGGCAAGTTCACCGGCCAGGGCGGCAACCTGGAGGAGACGGTCACCAGGAACAACCTGGAGGCGGCCGAGGAGATCGTCCGCCAGCTCCGGCTGCGCGACCTCGGCGGCATCATCGTCATCGACTTCATCGACATGGTGCTGGAGTCCAACCGGGACCTGGTGCTGCGCCGCCTGCTGGAGTGCCTGGGCCGCGACCGCACCAAGCACCAGGTCGCCGAGGTCACCTCGCTGGGCCTGGTGCAGATGACCCGCAAGCGGGTCGGCCAGGGCCTGCTGGAGTCGTTCTCGGAGACCTGCGTCCACTGCAACGGCCGGGGTGTCATCGTCCACCTCGACCAGCCCTCCGCCGCGGGCGGCGGCAAGCGCCGCAAGCGGGCCCGCGCCGGGGCGGCCGAGCAGCCGCACGAGCACGAGGCGGCGGCCGGCGTCGAGACCGGCCCGACCGCGGAGCAGGAGGCGGAGACCGAGGCCGAGGTGGCCGCCGAGGCGGCCGAACCGGTCGCCCTGCCGGCGCCCGACTTCAGCGCCGACGAGGAGCTGTACAACAGCGCCGCCGAGGCGGAGGCCGCCGCGACCCGCGGCCGTGGCCGCCGCCGGACCGGCAGGCGCGCGTCGGCCCCGGCGGGCGCCCCCACCCGGGACACCGCCGTGCCGCAGGGCCCGACCGCCCAGGACGTCAGCGCCGCCGAGGAGGCCGAGCGCCCGGTCCGGCGGGAGCCGGCCGCCGAGGCGCTGGCCGAGCCGGCCGCCGTCGAGGACGCGGTCGTCGAGGCGCCCGCCGCCCAGGCCCCCGAGGCCGCGGAGGCGCCGGCCGCCGAGGCCGCCGCCGTGGACGAGGCCGCCCCCAAGGGCCGTACCCGGCGCCGGGCCACCCGGAAGGCCACCGCTCCGGCCGGTTCGCCCGCCGGGGCCGAGGCCGCCGTGGTGACCGTCGCCGACACGCCGCAGGCCCCGGCCGAGCCGGAGGCCCCCGCGGCGCCGGAGACCCCGGCCGAGGCGCCTGCCGAGGCCGCCCCGGAGGCGTCCGAGGCCGAGAGCGCGGCCCCGGCCCGCCCGCGGCGCCGGGCGGTGCGCAAGCCCACCACCTCCACCGCGTCCGAGGACACGGCCGTCGTGGTCGTCCCGTCGGCCACGGCCCCGGAGGCGGCCCCGGCCGCCGAGGTTCCCGCCGAGACCGGGACCACGGAGGCCACCGAGGCCCCCGCGGCCACCGAGGCCGCCGCGCCGGGCGAGGCGGCCGGGACCGAGGAGGCGGCCGGGACCGAGGAGGCGGCGCCCGCCAAGAAGGCGGCGGCCCGCAAGACGGCCAAGAAGGCCACCGCGAAGAAGGCCGCCACCAAGAAGACGACCGCCACCAAGACGGCGGCCAAGAAGACCGCGGCGAAGAAGGCCACGGCCAAGAAGGCGGCGGAGACGACGACGGCCAAGACCACGGCCGCCAAGACGACGCCCGCCAAGAAGGCCGCCACCAAGAAGGCCACCGCGAAGAAGGCCACCACCAAGAAGACGGCCGCCAAGAAGACCGCGGCGGCCGAGAGCCAGGCACCGGCCACGGTCACCGCCACCGCCGACGAGGGCTGACCCGCCCCGCAGGCACCACCGTGTGGCCCCGCCCCCCAAAGGGACGGGGCCACACCCCTTCCCGGACAACTTCCCGCACCTTCCCGGCCACCCCCCGCCCCGGACGGAGACCCGCGGGTCCGCCGCGGCCATGATGACCCTTCGGCGCCGGGACCCGTCCGTCGCCGCACGAGACCCCCGCGACGGAGGAACGGTGCCGGTCCTGTCACGGCTCATCCCCTCACCGGTCGCCGTCCACATCCGCCGCGGCGCCCTCGACGACCTCCCCGACCTCCTCGTGGACCAGCGCATCGCCCCCTCCGGCCGGGTCGCCGTCGCCGTCAGCGGCGGCTCCGGCACCGCCCTGCGCCGCAGGCTCGCACCCGCGCTGCCCGGCGCCGCCTGGTTCGAGACCCGCGGCGCCGGCCTCGACGACGCCGTGCGCCTCGCCGACCGCACCCGCACCGGCCGCCACGACGCGATCGTCGGCATCGGCGGCGGCCGCGTCATCGACTGCGCCAAGTTCGCCGCCGCCCGCCTCGGACTGCCCATGGTCACCGTCGCCACCAGCCTCTCCCACGACGGGATCTGCTCGCCGGTCTCCGTCCTCGCCAACGACGCCGGACACGGCTCCTACGGAGTGCCCGCACCCGTCGCCCTCCTCGTCGACCTCGCCGTGGTCCGCCGGGCCCCGCCCCGCTACGTGCGCTCCGGCATCGGCGACGCCCTCTCCAACCTCAGCGCCGTCGCCGACTGGGAACTCGCCCACCGGGTCCGCGGCGAACGCGTCGACGGCCTCGCCGCCGCCCTCGCCCGCCAGGCCGGCGAGAGCGTCCTGCGCCACCCCGGCGGCTGCGACGACGACGCCTTCCTCACCGTCCTCGCGGAGGGACTGGTGCTGTCCGGCGTCGCCATGACCACCGCCGGGCACAGCCGGCCCGCCTCCGGCGCCTGCCACGAGATCGGCCACGCCCTCGACCTGCTCCACCCGCGCCACCCCGCCTGCCACGGGGAACAGGTCGGCATGGCCGCCGCCTTCGCCACCCACCTGCGCGGCGACACCGGCCGCGCCCGGCTCGTCGCCCGCACCCTGCGCCGCCACGGGCTGCCCGTGCTCGCCCGCGAGCTGGGCGTCGGCGACGACGACTTCGTCCGCGCCGTCGCCTTCGCGCCGCGCACCCGGCCCGGCCGCTACACGATCCTGGAACACCTGGACCTGCCGCCCGAGCGGATCGCCCACGCCTACGCCGAGTACGCCGCCTCCGTCACCGGGCCACACGGGCCGGTTTGACCCCCGTCCGGCAGGCCCGTAATCTTGAGCGTCGGCGTGTCGACAGACGCGTCACATCCCCGTAAACCCTTTCCTCCCGGACGCGGGCCGCGACCGGGAGAGGCCGTACGCGTCTGCCGCGGGACGGCTGGACTGCGGGGGTGCCGTTCCCGAGCGAGAGAGTGAGATCCGCGTGTACGCCATCGTGCGCAGCGGTGGTCGCCAGCACAAGGTTGCTGTCGGCGACATCGTCGAGGTTGACAAGATTTCCACCGCCAAGGTCGGCGACACGGTCGAGCTCTCGACCCTGCTCGTCGTCGACGGCGACGCTGTGACCAGCGACCCGTGGGTGCTGGCCGGCATCAAGGTCCAGGCCGAGGTCGTGGACCACCACAAGGGCCAGAAGATCGACATTCTGCGCTACAAGAACAAGACCGGCTACCGCCGTCGTCAGGGCCACCGCCAGCAGTACACGGCGATCAAGGTCACTGAGATCCCCGCGGCCGCGAAGTAAGGGACTGAGAACTCATGGCACACAAGAAGGGCGCATCGTCCACCCGGAACGGGCGCGACTCCAATGCCCAGCGGCTCGGCGTGAAGCGCTTCGGCGGTCAGGTCGTCAACGCTGGTGAGATCCTGGTCCGTCAGCGCGGCACCCACTTCCACCCGGGCGCGGGCGTCGGCCGCGGCGGCGACGACACCCTGTTCGCGCTGCAGGCCGGCTCGGTGCAGTTCGGCACCAGCCGCGGCCGCAAGGTCGTCAACATCGTTCCGGTCGCCTGACCCTTCCCAGGGCACGGCTTCCGTACCGAGCGATGCGGCGAGGGCGGACCTCACTTCCCGGCACGGGAAGCAGGTCCGCCCTTTCCGCGTTACAGCTACACCCACCCCCGCACGTTTCTGGAGGCACCACACCATGACCACCTTCGTGGACCGCGTCGAGCTGCACGTCGCCGCGGGTAACGGAGGCCACGGCTGTGCCTCCGTCCACCGTGAGAAGTTCAAGCCGCTCGGAGGCCCGGACGGCGGAAACGGCGGCCGTGGCGGCGACGTGATCCTCACCGTCGACCAGTCGGTGACCACGCTCCTCGACTACCACCACTCCCCGCACCGCAAGGCCACCAACGGCAAGCCCGGCGAGGGCGGCCACCGCTCCGGCAAGGACGGCCAGGACCTGATCCTCCCCGTCCCCGACGGCACCGTCGTCCTCGACGCGGACGGCACCGTCCTCGCCGACCTCGTCGGCCACGGCACCTCCTACGTCGCCGCCCAGGGCGGCCGGGGCGGCCTCGGCAACGCCGCGCTGGCCTCCGCCCGGCGCAAGGCCCCCGGCTTCGCGCTGCTCGGCGTGCCCGGCGACCTCCGGGACGTCCACCTGGAGCTGAAGACCGTCGCCGACGTCGCACTCGTCGGCTACCCGAGCGCCGGCAAATCCTCCCTGATCTCCGTGCTCAGCGCGGCCAAGCCCAAGATCGCGGACTACCCGTTCACCACGCTCGTCCCCAACCTCGGCGTGGTCACCGCCGGCGCCACCGTCTACACCATCGCCGACGTGCCCGGACTGATCCCCGGCGCCAGCCAGGGCCGTGGCCTCGGCCTGGAGTTCCTGCGCCACGTGGAGCGGTGCAGCGTCCTCGTCCACGTCCTCGACACGGCCGCCCTGGAGTCCGACCGCGACCCGCTCAGCGACCTCGACGTCATCGAGGCGGAACTGCGCGCCTACGGCGGACTCGACGACCGGCCCCGCGTCGTCGTCCTCAACAAGATCGACGTACCCGACGGCAAGGACCTCGCCGAGATGGTCCGGCCCGACCTGGAAGCCCGCGGCTACCGCGTCTTCGAGGTGTCCGCCGTCGCCCGCACCGGGCTGCGCGAACTCTCCTTCGCCCTCGCCGAACTGGTGGCCGCCGCCCGCGCCGCACGCCCCGCCGAGGAGTCCACCCGCATCGTCATCCGGCCCAAGGCCGTCAACGACGCCGGGTTCACCGTCACCCGCGAGGACGACGGACTCTTCCGCGTGCGCGGAGAGAAGCCCGAACGCTGGGTCCGCCAGACCGACTTCAACAACGACGAGGCCGTCGGCTACCTCGCCGACCGGCTCAACCGCCTCGGCGTCGAGGACCGGCTCCTCAAGGCCGGGGCCCGCCCCGGCGACGGCGTGGCCATCGGCCCCGAGGAGAACGCGGTCGTCTTCGACTGGGAGCCGTCCGTCACCGCCGGCGCCGAGATGCTCGGCCGCCGCGGCGAGGACCACCGCTTCGAGGCCCCGCGCCCGGCCGCCCAGCGCCGCCGCGAACGGGAAGCCCGCCGCGACGAGTCCCAGCGCGAGTACGACGGCTTCGAACCCTTCTGACGGACCTCCCCCGGAGACACGGGCCCGTTACGGGCCACCCGGGGCCGCGCGCGAACCGGCCCGGTGCCTGCGCACGGGGTCCGCGCGCAGGCACCGCCGAGGCCCGGCTCGTCCCGCCAGGGCCTGGCTTGCCCCCGCCGAGGCCCGGCTCGCCGGGCTCTGACACCGGCCGCCGGGACCTGCCGGGGCCCGACACTCCGCCCCCCGGCAGACGGAGGGCCGCCGAAACGCCGGAAACCGGTACGAGGAGGACACAGAGAGGCTCCGACACGCCCGGCACGCGAAGCCCCCGCCGAACGGAAGCCCGACACGCGGCCTGCGCGTCGCGAGGTAGCGCGACACAGCCGATGCGGGGCTCGCCCGCCGCGAAGTAGCGCGACACGCCCGACACGCGGCCTGCCCGCCACACGGAACCCGACACGCCGAGCCGGACACACCGAACCCGGGCCCGACACTCCGAACCCGGGCCCGACACTCCGAACTCGGGCCGACACGCCGAGGGGCCCGCCCGTACCGCCACCATGCGATACGAGAGGGCCCCTCGGCCTGTCCCGGGCCGGACACCGCGTCAGCCGCGTGCCGACCGCCGCGGACGGCCCTCCGGCAACTCCACCGGCGGCACGTCCTGCCCCAGGAAGACCCGCCGCACCACCCGCTCCGCGGCCCGCCCGTCGTCGAACTCGCAGAACAGCCTGCGGAACTCCGTCCGCGCCTTCGCCGACGTGTCGTCGCACCAGCGGCCCGACAGGAAGACGTCCAGCAGATCCCCCTCGGTGTCCACCACATGACCCGGCGGCTCGTCGTGGATGTCGAAGTACGTGCCCCGCGTGGCCCGGTAGACCTCCCAGTCGTTCGCGTAGACCACGATCGGCCGGTCCAGCAGCGCGTAGTCGAACATCAGCGACGAGTAGTCCGTCAGCAGACAGTCCGCCGCCAGGTACAGCTCCTCCACGCTCGGATGCCCGCTCACGTCCACGACACCCGCCCCCGTGAGCGCCCCCGAGCCGGAACCCAGGTTGAAGTAGTGCACCCGCGACAGCACCGTGAAGTCCTCGCCCAGCCGCTCCGCGAAGTGCTCCACGTCCAGCAGCGGACGCGGCGCCGCGTGGTAGTCCCGGTGCGTCGGCGCGTACAGCACGACCGTCGTGCCGGGAGCGATCCCCAGCGCCTCACGGGCCCGCGCCCGGTCCGCGTCGGTGGCGTTCACCAGGACGTCGTTACGCGGATAGCCGTAATCCAGGGACGTGTACTCGGCCGGGTAGGCACGCTCCCAGACGGCCGTGGAGAAACTGTTGGAGGACACGCTGTAGTCCCAGCGGTCCACCCGCTCCATCAGCGACGTCATCTCCAGCGTGCCCTGACCCACCGGGAACTCGATCAGGTCGACACCCATCCGCTTCAACGGCGTGCCGTGGTGCGTCTGCACATGAACCTGCCCCCGCCGCTTCACCACGGCG
This genomic window contains:
- a CDS encoding Rne/Rng family ribonuclease encodes the protein MLEPTDTTESATATTDADSNTPSDTLPPRRRRRAASRPAGPPSGASEAQAETVAPAETAVTGPEALEDPEDSEETAAAEAAGTEEATETPEAAPARPRRRAVRRASAPAGAPAAAEAAETVVPAAPAADAQAPAEAPAPAVTAEAEPPRRTRRRATRDTTSPTAAQAPAEQTPAAQAPARDNAQDTQGTGPAGDAEAADEAGPRRGRRRVARRASAPADTPGAAADTTVEQPAPADTPEPAAETPGTTPPSTAPAAPTEDAAPRRARRRATRKAAGGFAEPAHTAASGTEESGTPKRPARPAVALFQPPVFAEPRFQTPERAAAEAAAEAAGTPAPEQDEDHTEEPAASRRRRRRRGAAPEDTAEERTTTPAAETGPDHATAADDDADDQNDADDQGDDGDHGDDGEGSEESGSRRRRRRGGRRRRRGDSTDGDGTDGDHDHADGDTTDGAHGTEPGTGHTAERPADEDAEDTTAQADEDAEDGDDTSGETDHAGGSSSSRRRRRRRRRAGDASGEAESSTDDPERTVVKVREPRKATEPSDEVQSIKGSTRLEAKKQRRREGREQGRRRVPIITEAEFLARREAVERVMVVRQHGERTQIGVLEDDVLVEHYVNKEQSTSYVGNVYLGKVQNVLPSMEAAFIDIGKGRNAVLYAGEVNFEALGMSGGPRRIESALKSGQSVLVQVTKDPIGHKGARLTSQVSLPGRYLVYVPEGSMTGISRKLPDTERSRLKSILKRIVPEDAGVIVRTAAEGASEDELRRDVERLQAQWDEIRKKAKGGNAPTLLYGEPDMTVRVVRDIFNEDFSKVVVSGDEAWQTIHGYVSHVAPDLADRLSRWTSEVDVFATYRIDEQLAKALDRKVWLPSGGSLVIDRTEAMVVIDVNTGKFTGQGGNLEETVTRNNLEAAEEIVRQLRLRDLGGIIVIDFIDMVLESNRDLVLRRLLECLGRDRTKHQVAEVTSLGLVQMTRKRVGQGLLESFSETCVHCNGRGVIVHLDQPSAAGGGKRRKRARAGAAEQPHEHEAAAGVETGPTAEQEAETEAEVAAEAAEPVALPAPDFSADEELYNSAAEAEAAATRGRGRRRTGRRASAPAGAPTRDTAVPQGPTAQDVSAAEEAERPVRREPAAEALAEPAAVEDAVVEAPAAQAPEAAEAPAAEAAAVDEAAPKGRTRRRATRKATAPAGSPAGAEAAVVTVADTPQAPAEPEAPAAPETPAEAPAEAAPEASEAESAAPARPRRRAVRKPTTSTASEDTAVVVVPSATAPEAAPAAEVPAETGTTEATEAPAATEAAAPGEAAGTEEAAGTEEAAPAKKAAARKTAKKATAKKAATKKTTATKTAAKKTAAKKATAKKAAETTTAKTTAAKTTPAKKAATKKATAKKATTKKTAAKKTAAAESQAPATVTATADEG
- the rpmA gene encoding 50S ribosomal protein L27, whose translation is MAHKKGASSTRNGRDSNAQRLGVKRFGGQVVNAGEILVRQRGTHFHPGAGVGRGGDDTLFALQAGSVQFGTSRGRKVVNIVPVA
- a CDS encoding iron-containing alcohol dehydrogenase family protein; translated protein: MPVLSRLIPSPVAVHIRRGALDDLPDLLVDQRIAPSGRVAVAVSGGSGTALRRRLAPALPGAAWFETRGAGLDDAVRLADRTRTGRHDAIVGIGGGRVIDCAKFAAARLGLPMVTVATSLSHDGICSPVSVLANDAGHGSYGVPAPVALLVDLAVVRRAPPRYVRSGIGDALSNLSAVADWELAHRVRGERVDGLAAALARQAGESVLRHPGGCDDDAFLTVLAEGLVLSGVAMTTAGHSRPASGACHEIGHALDLLHPRHPACHGEQVGMAAAFATHLRGDTGRARLVARTLRRHGLPVLARELGVGDDDFVRAVAFAPRTRPGRYTILEHLDLPPERIAHAYAEYAASVTGPHGPV
- a CDS encoding TIGR03936 family radical SAM-associated protein, whose translation is MQRIRLRYTKRGRLRFTSHRDFQRAFERALRRAEVPMAYSAGFTPHPKVSYANAAPTGTGSEAEYLEIALTEARDPDTLRRLLDASLPAGLDIVDAVETRTSGLADRLTASVWELRLDGVDPAEAERAAAAFTAADGVEVQRRTKSGLRTFDARAAVVSLRTGQRDPAQADRPSDRPCAILRLVVRHVTPAVRPDDVLSGLRAVADLAPPVPAAVTRLAQGLLDEETGAVTDPLAPDREAVAPEPPTAPAAAAAAKAPA
- the obgE gene encoding GTPase ObgE encodes the protein MTTFVDRVELHVAAGNGGHGCASVHREKFKPLGGPDGGNGGRGGDVILTVDQSVTTLLDYHHSPHRKATNGKPGEGGHRSGKDGQDLILPVPDGTVVLDADGTVLADLVGHGTSYVAAQGGRGGLGNAALASARRKAPGFALLGVPGDLRDVHLELKTVADVALVGYPSAGKSSLISVLSAAKPKIADYPFTTLVPNLGVVTAGATVYTIADVPGLIPGASQGRGLGLEFLRHVERCSVLVHVLDTAALESDRDPLSDLDVIEAELRAYGGLDDRPRVVVLNKIDVPDGKDLAEMVRPDLEARGYRVFEVSAVARTGLRELSFALAELVAAARAARPAEESTRIVIRPKAVNDAGFTVTREDDGLFRVRGEKPERWVRQTDFNNDEAVGYLADRLNRLGVEDRLLKAGARPGDGVAIGPEENAVVFDWEPSVTAGAEMLGRRGEDHRFEAPRPAAQRRREREARRDESQREYDGFEPF
- the rplU gene encoding 50S ribosomal protein L21, with the protein product MYAIVRSGGRQHKVAVGDIVEVDKISTAKVGDTVELSTLLVVDGDAVTSDPWVLAGIKVQAEVVDHHKGQKIDILRYKNKTGYRRRQGHRQQYTAIKVTEIPAAAK